In a genomic window of Desulfurobacteriaceae bacterium:
- the fliP gene encoding flagellar type III secretion system pore protein FliP (The bacterial flagellar biogenesis protein FliP forms a type III secretion system (T3SS)-type pore required for flagellar assembly.): protein MPASVLPPELSQNLATSLRLLLILTVLTILPTIVIAMTSFTRIVIVLALLRQAMGTPTTPPAIVIVTLSLMLTGFVMRPTLEEFNRVALQPYLAKEINEVEFLQRGIEPFKEFMLKNTRKRELKFFLELAGLKVKSPREIPLTVLIPAFLVSELTVAFQIVFVVYLPFLLIDIVVASILMSLGMMMLPPVMVSLPIKILLFIVVDGWELLIGSLVKSYNF from the coding sequence TTGCCAGCTTCTGTTTTACCACCTGAGCTAAGCCAAAACTTAGCCACTTCACTAAGACTTCTCCTTATACTTACTGTATTGACTATTCTACCAACTATAGTAATTGCAATGACCTCTTTTACTAGGATAGTTATTGTTTTAGCTCTTCTTCGTCAAGCAATGGGTACTCCCACCACTCCTCCAGCAATAGTTATCGTTACACTGAGCTTAATGCTTACAGGATTTGTTATGCGTCCCACCTTAGAGGAGTTTAATAGGGTTGCTTTGCAACCTTACCTTGCTAAGGAGATTAATGAAGTTGAATTTTTGCAAAGAGGTATTGAACCTTTTAAGGAGTTTATGCTAAAAAACACAAGGAAAAGAGAACTAAAATTTTTTTTGGAACTTGCCGGTCTAAAGGTAAAATCACCCCGAGAAATTCCGCTGACCGTGTTAATACCTGCTTTTCTCGTAAGCGAGCTTACGGTAGCTTTTCAGATAGTTTTTGTGGTTTATCTGCCGTTCCTACTGATAGACATTGTAGTTGCAAGTATTCTTATGTCTTTAGGTATGATGATGCTCCCTCCCGTAATGGTATCCTTGCCCATAAAGATTCTTCTTTTTATAGTAGTTGACGGTTGGGAGCTCCTTATAGGCTCTCTCGTTAAAAGTTACAATTTTTAA
- a CDS encoding transglycosylase SLT domain-containing protein — translation MYTASVYYKVPFLLVVAIADVESSFDPLVINVNNSKLKCPHGAKCSYYSKGTVIRPYSLESAQKILKELHCKGYNYDVGLMQINRSWIDKYNLPPKVFLEEEYNALFGAFVLRKLLDRYGYEEAIWRYNGNRSYLRKVLQKINSYHVGNCKWRKR, via the coding sequence TTGTATACAGCTTCTGTCTACTATAAGGTTCCCTTCCTTTTGGTTGTAGCAATAGCAGATGTGGAATCCTCTTTTGATCCCTTAGTAATTAACGTGAACAACAGTAAACTAAAGTGTCCCCACGGTGCAAAATGTAGTTACTACTCCAAAGGAACAGTTATAAGACCTTACTCTTTAGAAAGTGCCCAAAAAATACTGAAAGAACTTCACTGTAAAGGCTATAATTACGATGTAGGTTTAATGCAGATAAATAGGAGCTGGATTGACAAATACAATCTTCCGCCGAAAGTTTTTTTGGAGGAAGAGTACAATGCCCTCTTTGGAGCTTTTGTCCTGCGAAAGCTACTTGATAGGTACGGCTACGAGGAAGCTATATGGAGATACAACGGAAACCGAAGTTACTTGCGTAAAGTTTTGCAGAAGATTAACTCCTATCATGTTGGTAACTGTAAATGGAGAAAAAGATGA